From one Deltaproteobacteria bacterium genomic stretch:
- a CDS encoding transposase family protein codes for MRRWNAGPSQKGDGFKDPKRPHEHWHIDIPYLNIRGTFYYLCSILDGYSRYIIHWEIREAMTEGDIEIILQRARERFPNDKPRIISENGPQFIAKDFKEFIRISGMGHVRTSPYYPQSNGKIERWHQSLKKECIRPKSPLSLEDARRIVGDFVGYYNTQRLHSATGYITPKDKLLGKEKEIFAERDRRLHQARELRKIRRREQRQIIKEYLDIACNYG; via the coding sequence TTGAGGAGATGGAATGCCGGGCCTTCTCAAAAAGGGGATGGATTTAAGGATCCGAAAAGGCCTCACGAACATTGGCATATAGATATCCCGTACCTGAATATCCGGGGTACTTTCTATTACCTGTGTAGTATCCTGGATGGGTATAGCCGGTATATTATCCATTGGGAGATCCGGGAAGCCATGACAGAAGGAGATATCGAAATCATCCTGCAGAGGGCCAGGGAGAGATTCCCGAATGATAAGCCCAGGATCATATCGGAAAACGGCCCACAGTTTATTGCAAAGGATTTTAAGGAGTTCATACGGATAAGCGGGATGGGCCATGTAAGGACATCCCCCTACTATCCACAGAGCAACGGGAAGATTGAAAGGTGGCACCAGAGCCTGAAAAAGGAGTGTATCAGGCCCAAATCCCCCCTTTCCCTTGAAGACGCCAGAAGGATTGTGGGTGATTTTGTCGGCTACTACAACACCCAACGTCTCCATAGCGCCACAGGGTACATTACCCCGAAAGATAAGCTTTTGGGGAAAGAAAAAGAGATCTTCGCCGAAAGAGACCGCAGGCTCCATCAGGCCAGGGAGTTGCGTAAAATCAGACGCCGGGAACAACGACAGATTATCAAAGAGTATCTGGATATAGCGTGTAATTATGGATAA
- a CDS encoding phosphoribosylanthranilate isomerase: MIIQIYEIQTPEEAEKCIELGVDRIGSVILSAEEWRKPVIREVIRLSEGTRTKNSLIPLFQGETLLRTLDYYQPHFVHLCDNLTDRQGSNMILDQHLETQETLKKEFPEIGIMRSIPIPMDGKEPDFPFMKIARALEPVSDCFLIDTWVGEEPVEGFVGITGKTCDWKRAEELVKKTNIPVILAGGLSPENVRDALIQVQPEGADSCTGTNATGPEGHPIRFKKDFQKVRQFIQEVRHAETAIRENLEKRLSRLRQELEEREAALPAHSIRPHQLLAIEELEEEISRLESILESDLN, translated from the coding sequence ATGATCATACAGATCTATGAAATTCAGACACCCGAAGAGGCCGAAAAGTGTATCGAACTTGGAGTGGACCGGATCGGCAGCGTCATTCTCTCCGCCGAAGAATGGCGTAAGCCTGTGATCAGGGAAGTCATTCGCCTTTCCGAAGGAACCCGGACGAAAAACAGCCTGATTCCGCTTTTCCAGGGCGAGACCCTCCTCCGGACCCTGGATTACTACCAGCCCCATTTCGTCCACCTCTGCGACAATCTCACGGACCGTCAAGGCAGCAATATGATCCTGGATCAGCACTTAGAAACCCAGGAGACACTTAAAAAGGAATTTCCTGAAATCGGCATCATGAGATCCATTCCCATTCCAATGGACGGGAAGGAGCCCGACTTCCCGTTCATGAAGATCGCAAGGGCCCTGGAACCGGTAAGCGACTGCTTCCTGATCGATACCTGGGTAGGAGAGGAGCCTGTTGAAGGTTTCGTGGGGATCACGGGTAAGACCTGTGACTGGAAGCGTGCTGAAGAGCTTGTCAAAAAAACCAACATTCCGGTGATCCTTGCAGGCGGCCTTTCTCCCGAAAACGTTCGAGACGCCCTGATCCAGGTTCAGCCTGAAGGGGCGGACTCCTGCACCGGCACCAACGCCACCGGCCCTGAAGGTCATCCCATCCGATTTAAAAAGGATTTTCAAAAGGTGAGGCAATTCATCCAGGAAGTCCGTCATGCCGAAACAGCCATCCGCGAAAACCTCGAAAAAAGACTCAGCCGACTCCGACAGGAACTGGAGGAACGAGAGGCCGCCCTACCCGCACACTCCATCCGTCCCCATCAACTCCTTGCCATCGAGGAACTGGAAGAAGAAATCAGCCGACTGGAGAGCATTTTAGAGTCAGATCTGAATTGA
- a CDS encoding MTH1187 family thiamine-binding protein, which produces MTLMEFSMIPLDKGPSLSRYVARILAVVDDSGLPYRLNPMGTVVEGEWEELLALLTRCFKVLEKDSERISLTVKFDHRKGVNGALDRKIRSVEEKAGRTFKT; this is translated from the coding sequence ATGACCCTGATGGAATTCTCCATGATTCCTTTGGACAAGGGGCCCAGTCTGAGCCGGTACGTGGCCCGTATCCTCGCGGTCGTGGACGACAGCGGTCTTCCCTATCGTCTGAACCCCATGGGAACGGTGGTTGAGGGAGAATGGGAGGAACTTCTCGCACTCCTGACCCGATGCTTCAAAGTCCTGGAAAAAGACTCGGAGCGGATCAGCTTGACCGTGAAGTTCGACCACCGAAAAGGCGTAAACGGTGCGCTGGATCGAAAGATCCGAAGTGTTGAAGAAAAGGCCGGGAGGACATTCAAGACTTGA
- a CDS encoding AAA family ATPase: MHLKGIIFLSDQYPTRNFYPFNKAIFRKTKEISFTTPVTFFVGENGSGKSTLLKALVHKCGIHMWRDSERQSLENNPYEELLYRYIRVQWTNGRVPGSFFSSEMFQNFAQYLDEWAMAGTEILDYFGGKSLLTQSHGQSLMSYFRARYKRRGLYFLDEPETALSPKSQLQLLSLLQEMGRAGHAQFIIATHSPILLACPGARIYNFDTIPISLIEYEDTEHYRIYREFFKNPERVLS; encoded by the coding sequence ATGCATCTCAAAGGTATCATCTTCCTCTCTGACCAGTATCCTACCAGGAATTTCTATCCTTTCAACAAGGCGATTTTTCGGAAGACAAAGGAGATCTCTTTTACCACCCCGGTCACATTTTTCGTGGGAGAGAACGGGAGCGGAAAATCCACACTTTTAAAGGCCCTGGTCCACAAGTGCGGGATTCACATGTGGCGGGACTCAGAGCGGCAATCCCTTGAAAACAATCCTTACGAAGAATTGCTTTACCGCTATATCCGGGTGCAGTGGACGAACGGAAGGGTGCCGGGATCTTTCTTCTCTTCCGAGATGTTTCAGAATTTCGCTCAGTATCTGGATGAATGGGCGATGGCGGGAACCGAGATCCTGGACTATTTCGGTGGGAAATCCCTCTTGACCCAGTCCCACGGTCAGTCCCTCATGTCCTATTTCCGGGCGCGTTACAAGCGGCGGGGCCTTTATTTTCTTGATGAACCCGAGACGGCCCTATCCCCCAAAAGCCAGTTGCAATTGCTGTCACTTTTGCAGGAAATGGGCCGCGCAGGTCATGCCCAGTTCATCATTGCCACCCATTCCCCCATTCTATTGGCCTGTCCGGGAGCCAGGATTTATAATTTCGATACCATTCCCATCAGCTTGATCGAATACGAAGATACGGAACACTACAGGATCTACCGGGAATTTTTCAAAAACCCAGAAAGAGTCCTCTCCTGA